The DNA segment GCAGCAATACAATTTTACGTCTCAAATCAAACACCCAATAGCGCGCGAACAATGCCTTGCAGTTTACGGGTGAGCGGCCCGGCCGACCAGCTCATTGGCCCACATCCAAGCACCGGCCAAATGCCATATACGCTATTGCAGACAAACACTTCGTCAGCCCGTTGCAGCTGCGCAAGGCTGATATCGGTCACGGTCGTGACGAGCCCCAACGCCTCGGCACGGGCCAACAGCTCGGCCCGCATGACGCCAGCCACACCACAGCGGCTCAGGTCGGCGGTCAGCAACTGGCCGTTATCCACCAGGAACAGGTTGCTGAACACGCCTTCGATGACGCGCCCGGACATATCCAGCATCAATCCTTCCGCGTGATCGGCATCCTGCCACTCGGCGCGAGCCAGGACCTGTTCGAGACGATTGAGGTGTTTGAGGCCGGCGAGCAAGGGTTGCTCGGACAAACGCGTGACACATGGGAACAGGCGGACACCTGATGAACCGTGGGCCGGGGGATAGGTAGCAGGTGGGCTGCCTTGCAGGATACGGCGCACGGGTGCGCCTGCGTTGATGCCATACCCCCGCAGGCTATCGCCTCGGGTCAGGATCAACTTGAGAACGCCGTCACCGAGGGCCGCCGCATAGGCCAGTAACTCGTTGCGGATCAGTGCCTGATCCGCAACGAGCGCCAGGCGCCTGCAACCCTCGTCGAGGCGTTGCAGGTGGCGGTCGAGCAGCACGGGCTGCCCGGCCTTGACCGCGAGGGTTTCAAACAAACCATCGCCGTAGGCCAGGCCGCGATCTTTGAGCGGCACTGCGTCCGCTGGCTGACCGTCGACCCAGCTGCGCATTACTCGGCGAACCGGCGGAACACCAGGGAACCGTTGGTACCGCCAAAGCCGAACGAGTTGGACAGCACCACGTCGATCGGCATTTTCTGCGCCTCGTGAGGTACGAAGTTCAGGTCGCAGCCTTCATCCGGCTCATCCAGGTTGATGGTCGGCGGTGCGACCTGGTCCTTGATCGCCAGCACACTGAAGATCGCCTCAACCGCGCCTGCCGCACCCAGCAGGTGACCGGTCATGGACTTGGTGGAACTGACCGCCAGCTTGTAGGCGTGCTCACCGAACACCGACTTGATGGCCTGCGCTTCCGCCAGATCGCCAGTGGGTGTCGAGGTGCCGTGGGCATTGATGTACTGCACTTGATCGCCATTGATCTTCGCATCGCGCAACGCATTGCTGATGCAGCGCGCAGCGCCTGCGCCGTCGGCGGGTGGCGACGTCATGTGATACGCGTCGCCACTCATGCCAAAACCGATCAACTCGGCATAGATCGTTGCGCCGCGCGCTTTGGCGTGCTCCAGCTCTTCGAGGACCAGGGCACCGGCACCGTCGGACAGTACAAAGCCATCACGGCCCTTGTCCCACGGACGACTGGCGCGGGTTGGCTCGTCATTGCGCGTCGACAGCGCACGGGACGCGCCGAAGCCGCCCATGCCCAGGCCACAGGCGGCCATTTCGGCGCCACCGGCAATCATCACGTCCGCCTCGTCATAGGCGATATTGCGCGCCGCCATGCCGATGCAGTGAGTGCCCGTGGTGCACGCCGTGGAAATGGCGTAGTTAGGCCCCTGGGCACCCAGATGGATGGACAGGAAACCGGAAATCATATTGATGATCGAGCCCGGGACGAAGAACGGTGAAATTCGACGAGGGCCGGATTCGTGCAGCGTGCGGCTGGTTTCTTCGATATTGGTCAAACCGCCAATACCCGAACCCATGGCCACGCCGATGCGCTCACGGTTGGCATCGGTGACTTCCAGGCCTGCATTACGCACTGCCTGAAAACCGGCTGCCAGGCCGTATTGAATGAACAGGTCGAGTTTGCGGGATTCCTTGATCGAGAGATATTCCTCGACATTGAAGCCCTTTACCGAGCCGCCAAAACGGGTGGAATAGGCAGAAAGGTCCGTATGCTCAATCAGACCAATACCACTGTGGCCAGCCAGAATGCCCTGCCAACTGCTCGGCACATCCGTGCCCAGTGGCGACAACATACCCATACCGGTGACTACGACGCGTCTACGCGACACAGCACTCTCCTTTTTCTTGATGACGACACTTTGCATCAAACCTAAAGAAAAAACCGCACGCCGTTATAGCAGTGCGGTTTTTCCCAACAGCAAGCGACGACTACAAATTACTTGTCGTTGTGAGCAGTAACGTAGTCGATAGCAGCTTGAACAGTAGTGATTTTTTCAGCTTCTTCGTCCGGGATTTCGGTCTCGAATTCCTCTTCCAGAGCCATCACCAGCTCAACGGTGTCAAGGGAGTCGGCACCCAGGTCTTCAACGAAGGAAGAAGTGTTTTTCACTTCATCTTCTTTAACGCCCAGTTGCTCGGCAACGATTTTCTTGACGCGCTCTTCGATGGTGCTCATACCTTGTTTTCACTCCTAATGGACAAATTCAGGCAGCTGGCCAGTGGGTAAGTGTATAGAAAGGCTTTTCAGCTTTTCAACTGAAAGCTTCACCCTCGTACCCTACCGACCACCTGTCTATAAATAGATTGCAGCTTTATAACGGATTTTAGACAGCTCGTATGACATTTTTTTGAAGCGATCCGTCACAATTTAACTCATGTACATCCCGCCGTTCACCGGGATTGTAGCCCCAGTCACGTATGCCGCACCGTCAGATGCCAGGAAAGAGACCACATTGGCGATCTCTTGAGCCTGGCCCAGACGACCCAGCGGAATTTGCGTCAGCAACGCTTCACGCTGCGCTTCTGGCAGTTCGCGGGTCATATCGGTGTCGATGAACCCTGGAGCCACCGAGTTGACCGTAATCGACCGCGAGCCGACTTCACGCGCCAGGGCACGGCTGAAACCTTCCAGGCCGGCCTTGGCAGAGGCGTAGTTTACTTGGCCTGCGTTGCCCATGGCACCCACTACGGAGCCAATATTGATAATTCGCCCCCAACGCGCCTTGGTCATGCCGCGCAAAACACCCTTGGACAGGCGAAACAGACTGTTCAGGTTGGTATCGACCACGTCGTACCACTCGTCGTCTTTCATGCGCATCATCAGGTTGTCACGGGTGATACCGGCGTTGTTCACCAGAATAGCCGGCGTACCGAATTGTGCGGTGATCTCGGCAAGCACGGCAGCCACGGACTCATCGCTGGTCACGTTGAGTTCCAGGCCGGTGCCCTGCACGCCGTTTTCCTTGAGGGTCGCGGCGATACGCTCGGCGCCCGAGGCGGAGGTGGCAGTACCAATCACTACCGCGCCCTGACGGCCCAGTTCCAGGGCAATCGCCTGGCCAATGCCACGGCTTGCGCCGGTAACCAGTGCAACTTTACCTTGCAGACTCATGCAGGCTTCTCCTTAGTTCAGGCCAGTGCGGCGCGGGCGGCTGCGAAGCCATCCGGGGTATTGAGATTGGAAGTCGACACGCCTTCGGCGCAGCGCTTGTTGAGACCGGCCAGGACTTTGCCCGGGCCACACTCAACCAGTTGGGTCGCGCCCTTGGCAGCCAGGGTCTGCACGGATTCAACCCAGCGCACCGGCTTGTACAGTTGCTCCAGCAGGTCGCGCTTGAGGGTTTCCAGGTCCGGGGCCACGTCGGCGCTGACGTTTTGCACCAGCGGGACCTGCGGTGCCTGCCAGTTGATGGCGGCGACGGACTCGGCAAAACGCTCGGCCGCCGGGCGCATCAGTTCGCAGTGGGACGGTACGCTGACCGGCAGCGGCAAGGCACGCTTGGCCCCACGGGCCTTGCAGCCTTCGATGGCACGCTCAACTGCAGCCTTGGCACCGGCGATCACCACCTGGCCAGGGGAGTTGAAGTTGACCGCGCTGACCACTTCGCCCTGGGCCGCTTCGGCACAGGCTTCGATCACCACCGCGTCGTCCAGGCCCAGGATCGCGGCCATGCCGCCCTGCCCGGCCGGAACCGCCTCTTGCATCAGTTGGCCACGGCGCTCTACCAGCTTGACCGCTTCAGCCAGGGTCAGACTGCCTGCCGCAACCAGGGCGCTGTACTCGCCCAGGCTGTGACCGGCAACAAAAGCCGGGCGTGCGCCGCCTTCGGCCAGCCAAACGCGCCACAGCGCGATGGACGCCGTCAGGATGGCCGGCTGGGTTTTATCGGTTTGATTGAGCAGTTCTTCCGGACCGTCCTGGGTCAATGCCCAGAGGTCGTAGCCCAAGGCCGCGGAAGCTTCCTTGAATGTTTCCAGGATCAGCGGGTATTGCGCGCCCAGCTCGGCCAACATGCCGAGGGACTGCGAACCCTGCCCTGGAAAGACGAATGCGAGGGATGTAGACATGTAACAAGCCCCTAATGATCTGGTCGTCGGTGAATTGACGCCCCACAGCTGGGAGCGCAAGAAACTGACAGATTGGATGGTCAATTGAACTGGCCGGTCACATTTAAGCATTCCCGGCCCGATTCGCCTAAGGCAACAGATCCTCAAGACGGCCATGCAAGCGTTGCGGCAGGTTCTCCTGGATCTCGATCAGCGCGCGCGCAATAGCACTCTGAAAGCCCTGGACACCTGCAGAACCGTGGCTTTTTACCACAATACCCTGCAGACCGAGGAAGCTTGCGCCGTTATGCCGCGCCGGGGCCAGGTCCGCCTGCAAGCGCCGCATCAACGGCAACGCCAAGGCACCCACCAGCCGCGAAGCCAGATTGCGCTTGAACAACGCCTCGATCCGCGCAGCAATCATCGTAGCCAGGCCTTCGCTGGACTTAAGCAGGATATTTCCGACAAACCCGTCACAAACCACCACATCGGCCTCGCCACGATATAACCCATCGCCTTCGACAAACCCGATGTAATTCAAGCCCCGCGCCTGCTGCAACAGGCTAGCGGCCAACTTGACCTGCTGGTTGCCCTTGATGTCCTCGGTGCCGATGTTCAGCAAGGCCACCCGTGGCCGCACCACACCCAGCGCCTCGGCCGCGACCGAGCCCATCAGGGCAAAGTGCAGCAGGTGCTCGGCGCTGCAATCGACATTTGCCCCCAGGTCCAGCAACTGGCAATAGCCACCCTGTGTCGGAATCGCCGCGACCATCGCCGGCCGATCAATACCCGGCAGGGTTTTCAGCACATG comes from the Pseudomonas shahriarae genome and includes:
- the pabC gene encoding aminodeoxychorismate lyase; protein product: MRSWVDGQPADAVPLKDRGLAYGDGLFETLAVKAGQPVLLDRHLQRLDEGCRRLALVADQALIRNELLAYAAALGDGVLKLILTRGDSLRGYGINAGAPVRRILQGSPPATYPPAHGSSGVRLFPCVTRLSEQPLLAGLKHLNRLEQVLARAEWQDADHAEGLMLDMSGRVIEGVFSNLFLVDNGQLLTADLSRCGVAGVMRAELLARAEALGLVTTVTDISLAQLQRADEVFVCNSVYGIWPVLGCGPMSWSAGPLTRKLQGIVRALLGV
- the fabF gene encoding beta-ketoacyl-ACP synthase II, which gives rise to MSRRRVVVTGMGMLSPLGTDVPSSWQGILAGHSGIGLIEHTDLSAYSTRFGGSVKGFNVEEYLSIKESRKLDLFIQYGLAAGFQAVRNAGLEVTDANRERIGVAMGSGIGGLTNIEETSRTLHESGPRRISPFFVPGSIINMISGFLSIHLGAQGPNYAISTACTTGTHCIGMAARNIAYDEADVMIAGGAEMAACGLGMGGFGASRALSTRNDEPTRASRPWDKGRDGFVLSDGAGALVLEELEHAKARGATIYAELIGFGMSGDAYHMTSPPADGAGAARCISNALRDAKINGDQVQYINAHGTSTPTGDLAEAQAIKSVFGEHAYKLAVSSTKSMTGHLLGAAGAVEAIFSVLAIKDQVAPPTINLDEPDEGCDLNFVPHEAQKMPIDVVLSNSFGFGGTNGSLVFRRFAE
- the acpP gene encoding acyl carrier protein translates to MSTIEERVKKIVAEQLGVKEDEVKNTSSFVEDLGADSLDTVELVMALEEEFETEIPDEEAEKITTVQAAIDYVTAHNDK
- the fabG gene encoding 3-oxoacyl-ACP reductase FabG; its protein translation is MSLQGKVALVTGASRGIGQAIALELGRQGAVVIGTATSASGAERIAATLKENGVQGTGLELNVTSDESVAAVLAEITAQFGTPAILVNNAGITRDNLMMRMKDDEWYDVVDTNLNSLFRLSKGVLRGMTKARWGRIINIGSVVGAMGNAGQVNYASAKAGLEGFSRALAREVGSRSITVNSVAPGFIDTDMTRELPEAQREALLTQIPLGRLGQAQEIANVVSFLASDGAAYVTGATIPVNGGMYMS
- the fabD gene encoding ACP S-malonyltransferase, with translation MSTSLAFVFPGQGSQSLGMLAELGAQYPLILETFKEASAALGYDLWALTQDGPEELLNQTDKTQPAILTASIALWRVWLAEGGARPAFVAGHSLGEYSALVAAGSLTLAEAVKLVERRGQLMQEAVPAGQGGMAAILGLDDAVVIEACAEAAQGEVVSAVNFNSPGQVVIAGAKAAVERAIEGCKARGAKRALPLPVSVPSHCELMRPAAERFAESVAAINWQAPQVPLVQNVSADVAPDLETLKRDLLEQLYKPVRWVESVQTLAAKGATQLVECGPGKVLAGLNKRCAEGVSTSNLNTPDGFAAARAALA
- the plsX gene encoding phosphate acyltransferase PlsX — protein: MSAQVIAIDAMGGDFGPRSIVQACIASLSATPSLHLTLVGQPSLLEELIASHPAVDRARLTIMPASETIGMDEKPAQALRGKPDSSMRVALELLRDGKVQACVSAGNTGALMALSRHVLKTLPGIDRPAMVAAIPTQGGYCQLLDLGANVDCSAEHLLHFALMGSVAAEALGVVRPRVALLNIGTEDIKGNQQVKLAASLLQQARGLNYIGFVEGDGLYRGEADVVVCDGFVGNILLKSSEGLATMIAARIEALFKRNLASRLVGALALPLMRRLQADLAPARHNGASFLGLQGIVVKSHGSAGVQGFQSAIARALIEIQENLPQRLHGRLEDLLP